In one Cupriavidus taiwanensis genomic region, the following are encoded:
- the hemC gene encoding hydroxymethylbilane synthase, whose product MSSATPSSATAVVSRNLPQKLVIASRESRLALWQAEHVRAALQQYYPACDVSILGMTTRGDQILDRTLSKVGGKGLFVKELEFAMDEGRADLAVHSLKDVPMELPPGFTLAAVMEREDPRDALVSSAYASLDQMPAGTVVGTSSLRREAALRSRYPHLVVKPLRGNLDTRLGKLDRGDYGAIILAAAGLKRLGLGQRIRALIPAEASLPAAGQGALGIETLSTRPELAAWLAPLNHQPTALAVTAERAVSRRLGGSCQVPLAAHARWDGDQLRLEAFVALPDGSRAIRAAAAGPAADLAAAEALGQACASDLLAQGAESILAALADSGRPDDTGASPSPA is encoded by the coding sequence ATGTCGTCCGCCACCCCGTCTTCCGCTACCGCTGTCGTGTCTCGCAACCTTCCGCAAAAGCTCGTCATTGCCTCCCGAGAGAGCCGTCTGGCGCTGTGGCAGGCCGAACATGTGCGTGCTGCATTGCAACAATACTATCCCGCGTGCGACGTGTCCATTCTTGGCATGACCACGCGCGGAGACCAGATTCTAGACCGTACGCTGTCCAAAGTCGGCGGCAAGGGTCTGTTTGTCAAAGAACTGGAGTTCGCGATGGACGAAGGCCGGGCCGACCTCGCGGTGCATTCGCTCAAGGATGTGCCGATGGAGCTGCCCCCGGGCTTCACCCTGGCCGCGGTGATGGAGCGCGAAGACCCGCGCGACGCGCTGGTGTCGTCGGCGTATGCGTCGCTGGACCAGATGCCGGCCGGCACCGTGGTCGGCACCTCCAGCCTGCGCCGCGAAGCCGCCTTGCGCAGCCGCTACCCGCACCTGGTGGTCAAGCCCTTGCGCGGCAACCTGGACACGCGCCTGGGCAAGCTCGATCGCGGCGACTATGGCGCCATCATCCTGGCTGCCGCCGGCCTGAAGCGGCTTGGGCTGGGCCAACGCATCCGCGCGCTGATCCCGGCGGAGGCGTCGCTGCCGGCCGCGGGACAGGGCGCGCTGGGCATCGAGACCCTTTCCACCCGCCCCGAACTGGCCGCATGGCTGGCGCCGCTGAACCACCAGCCGACCGCGCTGGCGGTGACCGCCGAGCGTGCCGTGTCGCGCCGGCTGGGAGGCTCCTGCCAGGTCCCGCTGGCCGCGCACGCGCGCTGGGACGGCGACCAGCTGCGGCTGGAGGCCTTCGTCGCCTTGCCCGACGGCAGCCGCGCCATCCGCGCCGCGGCGGCCGGGCCGGCTGCCGACCTGGCTGCCGCCGAAGCGCTGGGCCAGGCTTGCGCCAGCGACCTGCTGGCGCAGGGCGCCGAGTCGATCCTCGCCGCGCTGGCCGATTCAGGCCGTCCGGACGATACCGGCGCTTCCCCATCTCCCGCCTGA
- the hemDX gene encoding fused uroporphyrinogen-III synthase HemD/membrane protein HemX — MPRPTVVVTRPAGQSRQLTEALQGAGLDVLSFPLLAIGPAADDAPLRAALARLDTFALVVFVSPNAIAFALDTLAGVQGAAVARWPAQVAVAVVGPASVAALAERGIAAPAYRVIAPAGANANGPGHDDTVPDAEALRFDSEALWAQLDPAALAGKPVLIIRGNGGRDWLGDRLREAGAQVEAVEAYQRTLPEPGAMQWQAVRDNLRPGAAPHAWLLTSSEAVRNLDVMARQHLSPQEDASLRQVQCIAPHARIAEQALALGFAHIQRAAPGDAGLLAACLQWADAYAGPAPSSLPAPPAAAVSRPVEGVAQSAAHPAASAPAAVPAMSTKVERVTQETTSSSATPPPAAASVHPAQSAQAVPPQGAGHAGAARPAARRSAALWALVAVLVVATAGGFWWLQQRVDHLTGELARRQQSNDALVQESRVLTRNAQDTVKELQAKVGALENQVGETRDKQVALEQVYQDLMRNRDDWEIAEIQQLLTSAGQQLQLTGNVQVALAALQSADARLARTDKPQYNLLRRAIARDVARMKAVPDTDLTGAAIKLDEAINQVDALPLLSSERMLERSEADARKGAAANGGNGASAPAAANGTGPGWFTRFWDYLREELAQVIRIRKVDDAEALLLSGDQGWFLRENVKLRLLNARLALLSRNEPVFRNDLAAAQAMIGRYFDTKSRRVQGVLTLLRQAQAGAVTVQLPTMAESLGALQALKKE; from the coding sequence ATGCCCCGCCCGACCGTCGTTGTGACACGACCCGCCGGGCAGTCCCGGCAACTGACCGAGGCCCTGCAGGGCGCCGGTCTGGATGTACTCAGCTTCCCGCTGCTGGCGATCGGCCCCGCCGCTGACGACGCGCCGCTGCGCGCGGCGCTGGCGCGGCTGGACACGTTTGCGCTGGTGGTGTTCGTCAGTCCCAATGCCATTGCCTTTGCCCTGGACACGCTCGCGGGCGTGCAGGGCGCGGCCGTCGCCCGCTGGCCGGCGCAGGTCGCGGTGGCGGTGGTCGGCCCCGCCAGCGTCGCCGCGCTGGCCGAGCGCGGCATCGCCGCGCCGGCGTATCGCGTGATCGCGCCCGCGGGTGCCAACGCCAACGGGCCGGGCCATGACGATACGGTGCCCGATGCCGAGGCGCTGCGTTTCGATTCCGAGGCGCTGTGGGCGCAGCTCGACCCCGCCGCGCTGGCCGGCAAGCCGGTGCTTATCATCCGCGGCAACGGCGGGCGCGACTGGCTCGGCGACCGCCTGCGCGAGGCCGGCGCCCAGGTCGAAGCGGTCGAGGCCTACCAGCGCACGCTGCCGGAACCCGGTGCGATGCAATGGCAGGCCGTGCGCGACAACCTGCGTCCCGGCGCCGCACCGCATGCCTGGCTGCTAACCAGTTCCGAGGCGGTGCGCAACCTCGACGTGATGGCGCGGCAGCATCTGTCGCCCCAGGAAGACGCTTCCCTGCGGCAGGTGCAGTGCATCGCGCCCCATGCGAGAATCGCCGAACAGGCGCTGGCACTGGGCTTCGCCCATATCCAGCGCGCCGCGCCCGGCGATGCCGGCCTGCTGGCGGCGTGCCTGCAGTGGGCCGATGCCTATGCTGGCCCCGCGCCCTCGAGCCTGCCGGCGCCGCCCGCAGCGGCGGTCTCGCGGCCGGTCGAAGGTGTCGCCCAGTCAGCCGCCCACCCGGCCGCCAGCGCGCCTGCCGCAGTCCCTGCAATGTCAACGAAGGTCGAACGCGTGACGCAAGAAACCACGTCCTCCTCCGCTACGCCGCCGCCCGCTGCGGCCTCTGTCCACCCGGCGCAGTCCGCGCAGGCGGTGCCGCCGCAAGGCGCCGGCCACGCCGGCGCTGCCCGTCCCGCCGCGCGCCGCTCCGCCGCGCTGTGGGCGCTGGTTGCCGTGCTGGTGGTGGCCACCGCCGGCGGCTTCTGGTGGCTGCAGCAGCGCGTCGACCACCTCACCGGCGAGCTGGCGCGCCGCCAGCAAAGCAATGACGCCCTGGTGCAGGAGTCGCGCGTGCTGACGCGCAACGCGCAGGACACCGTCAAGGAGCTGCAGGCCAAGGTCGGCGCGCTGGAGAACCAGGTCGGCGAGACCCGCGACAAGCAGGTGGCGCTGGAGCAGGTCTACCAGGACCTGATGCGCAACCGCGACGACTGGGAAATCGCCGAGATCCAGCAGTTGCTGACCAGCGCCGGCCAGCAACTGCAGCTGACCGGCAACGTGCAGGTCGCGCTGGCCGCGCTGCAAAGCGCCGATGCTCGCCTGGCGCGCACCGACAAGCCGCAATACAACCTGCTGCGCCGGGCCATCGCGCGCGACGTGGCGCGCATGAAGGCGGTGCCCGACACCGACCTGACCGGCGCCGCGATCAAACTGGACGAAGCCATCAACCAGGTCGACGCGCTGCCGCTGCTGTCCAGCGAGCGCATGCTCGAGCGCAGCGAGGCCGATGCGCGCAAGGGTGCCGCCGCCAACGGTGGCAATGGCGCCAGCGCGCCGGCCGCCGCCAACGGCACCGGCCCGGGCTGGTTCACCCGCTTCTGGGACTACCTGCGCGAAGAGCTGGCGCAGGTGATCCGCATCCGCAAGGTCGACGATGCCGAGGCGCTGCTGCTGTCGGGCGACCAGGGCTGGTTCCTGCGCGAGAACGTCAAGCTGCGCCTGCTCAATGCGCGCCTGGCGCTGCTGTCGCGCAACGAGCCCGTGTTCCGCAACGACCTGGCCGCCGCGCAGGCGATGATCGGCCGCTATTTCGATACCAAGTCGCGCCGAGTGCAGGGCGTGCTGACACTGCTGCGGCAGGCGCAGGCCGGCGCGGTCACGGTGCAGCTGCCGACCATGGCCGAGAGCCTGGGCGCGCTGCAAGCCCTGAAGAAGGAGTAA